ATTCCCGCATCCACGAAAAGTCGACCTCAACTTCCTCAACGTCATGGCAGATCCACAAGTTCCTAGCTCTCGAGCTATTAACGCGTGTCTCACTTGTCGCAAGCAGAAACGGAAATGCACGAAGGAGAGGCCTAGATGTTCTACTTGTCGAAAGACTGGGCGGGCCTGCGACTACACCCCTATTGGCAGGAGCTCCGGGATAGCGACAGAGAGAGACAATTGTGAACGTCTAGAATCACAAGAGACAGGTGAATCTGCAGCTTTGTCTAGAAGGACTCATCTGAGCGGCTATGAGTCAAGGGCAACAATAGGTGCTAGTTCCCCGGATACGGAAGGTCTCTTCACTCTGTTTCTCGACTCCGATATCCCTCCGGACCGAAGTTATTTAGAATCTAACAGAAAGATCCCTCTGCCACCCGACTACCTCCGTTATCTCCGAAGTCCTGCACAAGTTCGACATGAGGTTGACGTTTTCTTCAATAGTGTTCAAACGTTCTTCCCTATAGGTAGGAATCATGGCCAATGCGGGCTTGGCACGAGTTGTTTGCTTGATTGAGACTGAAGTCTATAGTTTCGAAATTGCGGCTGTATCAGCAACTGTCGAATGCGGATCGGAGAGACGATCCTGATCTTGGTCTTCTATTTATAGCGATGCAATTGCACACGCGGTCATGTAGCGAGGTCGAATCTGGCGATCTTTACAGGTCTGCAAAGGCTTGCTACGTGTATATTGAGAGCAGCAATGTCTTCTCCGTAAAGGTACTACAAGCGCTGCTGCTGATCGCATTATATGAGATATCGAATGCTATCTATCCCGCGGCATATCTCACGGTGGGACATTGCGCACGACTAGGGCATGCCATGGGTATTCACCAGCGCAGTGATTCACCGCAGATGTTTCACCGAGTAGGTTAGTGATCTCCACTCACTAGTGAGGCCCTGGTGTACTCAAGGACGCAGGCACATTTGTAGAGCTCGAGGAAAGGCGTCGTACTTGGTGGGCCGTGATCATATTGGATAGGTAAACTTCATCTAATATACTCCTACGGTTGGGTCGAGTGTATGCTGATCTGACTGGCTAATCTATCTAGGTATGTCAATCTAGGCGGTAGGAACCGGCCGCTCGCATGTGAAGATGCACAACCAGAGGACTTTCTTCCTGCGGATGACAAGTCCTGGGATCGTGGAGTAAACATGAACCTTACCCTAAGCGGGCTAAGCAGGTTGCTGAATCTTAATAGGAAATCATAGTAGTGGAACCTCTCGCAGTCCGTGCCAACACGACAATTGAAGTTTGTCCGTTCACACGCACTTGTCAAGCATCGCACATTCTCGCCC
This window of the Aspergillus flavus chromosome 8, complete sequence genome carries:
- a CDS encoding fungal-specific transcription factor domain-containing protein; this encodes MADPQVPSSRAINACLTCRKQKRKCTKERPRCSTCRKTGRACDYTPIGRSSGIATERDNCERLESQETGESAALSRRTHLSGYESRATIGASSPDTEGLFTLFLDSDIPPDRSYLESNRKIPLPPDYLRYLRSPAQVRHEVDVFFNSVQTFFPIVSKLRLYQQLSNADRRDDPDLGLLFIAMQLHTRSCSEVESGDLYRSAKACYVYIESSNVFSVKVLQALLLIALYEISNAIYPAAYLTVGHCARLGHAMGIHQRSDSPQMFHRVGTFVELEERRRTWWAVIILDRYVNLGGRNRPLACEDAQPEDFLPADDKSWDRGEIIVVEPLAVRANTTIEVCPFTRTCQASHILARVLGHLNDRNSDADFRYEEAMQLHRTAQALSHTLSNELEQRIERVYDPTAHLQLFSAIGICYSASLLLYDRYCCSGILGVAGDVEVQQTALSSINEVSRGVLQFAKGIRSAMDLGGALRMSPLVLDCLYQAAANFMWQSRETGNSDLVSMANEIQSVLEVLGTRWKAPSAYLSILRKVGGHC